In a single window of the Streptacidiphilus sp. P02-A3a genome:
- a CDS encoding tyrosine-protein phosphatase, with protein METTGTPDTAVPGIADAAVPVGVERLIDVPGLRNLRDAGGFATADGGRVREGLLFRSGSLGDLGPEGARQLAGLDLNTVVDLRSEPELVHWPDQRHGLSYTAVSLPTLPPFEDTASGDPNAAADQADRGLDPAEPGAADPGLRQMYVFMAEVAGPPIAAFVRRLLEPGALPALVHCAVGKDRTGITVAVLLSALGVAEADITDDYLVSNAGLGLLGEPVHYLDENGVDRISRPVHPELLTLFLERTVGHHGSAEAFLRHHGVTDAELRRLRELLTRPV; from the coding sequence ATGGAGACCACCGGAACCCCCGACACCGCCGTTCCCGGCATAGCCGACGCCGCCGTGCCCGTGGGCGTCGAGCGGCTGATCGACGTACCCGGCCTGCGCAACCTGCGCGACGCCGGCGGCTTCGCCACGGCCGACGGCGGCCGGGTCCGCGAGGGCCTGCTGTTCCGCTCGGGCTCCCTCGGCGACCTCGGCCCCGAGGGGGCGCGGCAGTTGGCCGGGCTCGACCTGAACACGGTGGTCGACCTGCGCAGCGAGCCGGAGCTGGTGCACTGGCCGGACCAGCGGCACGGGCTGTCCTACACGGCGGTCTCGCTGCCGACCCTGCCGCCGTTCGAGGACACCGCCTCCGGCGACCCGAACGCGGCGGCCGACCAGGCCGACCGCGGGCTCGACCCGGCCGAGCCGGGCGCCGCCGACCCGGGCCTGCGGCAGATGTACGTGTTCATGGCCGAGGTCGCCGGGCCCCCGATCGCCGCCTTCGTCCGGCGGCTGCTGGAGCCGGGGGCGCTGCCCGCGCTGGTCCACTGCGCGGTCGGCAAGGACCGCACCGGGATCACGGTGGCGGTGCTGCTGTCCGCCCTCGGCGTGGCCGAGGCCGACATCACCGACGACTACCTGGTCTCCAACGCCGGTCTGGGCCTGCTCGGCGAGCCGGTGCACTACCTCGACGAGAACGGCGTGGACCGGATCTCCCGCCCGGTCCACCCGGAGCTGCTCACGCTGTTCCTGGAGCGGACCGTCGGCCACCACGGCAGCGCCGAGGCGTTCCTGCGGCACCACGGCGTCACCGACGCCGAGCTCCGGCGACTGCGCGAGCTGCTCACCCGGCCCGTCTGA
- a CDS encoding purine-nucleoside phosphorylase, giving the protein MNAYLQPVIADPRAAAKDAAAAVRALTGAEHHSVALVMGSGWVPAADELGAPDQEFPVTELPGFPPPAVAGHSGKVRSIRMGDARALVFLGRTHYYEGHGVAAVAHGVRTAVAAGCRTVVLTNGCGGLRPGMVPGQPVLISDHLNLTGASPIVGANFVDLTDLYSPRLRALCQEIEPGLEEGVYAQFPGPHYETPAEIRMVRTMGADLVGMSTALEAIAAREAGAEVLGLSLVTNLAAGITGAPLNHAEVLAAGQASAARMGALLAELLGRL; this is encoded by the coding sequence GTGAACGCATATCTGCAGCCGGTCATCGCCGATCCCCGCGCCGCCGCCAAGGACGCCGCCGCCGCCGTGCGCGCCCTCACCGGCGCCGAACACCACAGCGTGGCGCTGGTGATGGGGTCGGGCTGGGTCCCGGCCGCCGACGAACTGGGCGCCCCCGACCAGGAGTTCCCGGTGACCGAGCTCCCCGGGTTCCCGCCGCCCGCCGTCGCCGGCCACTCGGGCAAGGTCCGCTCGATCCGGATGGGCGACGCCCGAGCCCTGGTCTTCCTCGGACGGACGCACTACTACGAGGGCCACGGCGTGGCCGCCGTCGCGCACGGCGTCCGCACCGCGGTCGCCGCCGGGTGCCGGACGGTGGTGCTCACCAACGGCTGCGGCGGCCTGCGCCCGGGCATGGTGCCCGGCCAACCGGTGCTGATCAGCGACCACCTGAACCTGACCGGGGCCTCGCCGATCGTCGGCGCCAACTTCGTCGACCTCACCGACCTGTACTCGCCCCGGCTGCGCGCCCTCTGCCAGGAGATCGAGCCCGGCCTGGAGGAGGGCGTGTACGCCCAGTTCCCCGGACCGCACTACGAGACCCCGGCCGAGATCCGGATGGTCCGCACCATGGGCGCCGACCTGGTCGGCATGTCGACCGCGCTGGAGGCCATCGCCGCCCGCGAGGCCGGCGCCGAGGTGCTGGGCCTGTCCCTGGTCACCAACCTGGCGGCGGGCATCACCGGCGCGCCGCTCAACCACGCCGAGGTGCTGGCCGCCGGCCAGGCGTCCGCCGCCCGGATGGGCGCGCTGCTCGCCGAGCTGCTGGGACGGCTCTGA
- the pgsB gene encoding poly-gamma-glutamate synthase PgsB — MTFLYIVLLICCAGLLVAGVLEQRRHDSALDQIPVRVLVNGIRGKSSITRLCAGALRGGDLVTVAKTTGTAARFIHPDATEEPVYRKFGIANVVEQIGIVRRAATYRPDALVIECMAVMPALQEINQQKLIRSTIGVLCNVREDHLAEMGPTLDDVARSLSRSMPVGGVCVTAERDRLHILQQEADKRNCRLIAVDPETVSDAELRGFSWFTFKENVAIALAVAELLGVDRETALRGMWEAPPDPGVLSVERYRTEDGKRLRFANVFAANDPESTLMNVNQLLGLGAIHRPLNVVINCRPDRVERNAQMGAIVPDLAPDTVFLIGHPTKSARDGIPADWQGRVVDLGGDRRDPQQLTLDLLAELPPDSSLIAIGNIHGQGELFLDCLADLPLDEEPDADQAAARTDHPTEVWGALDSPTLAISVARPPEPRWHQETEDHPTLQQRILRLPDPAKPSGPAQQSDPAQQSDPARQDPARHPGPVVRQNHQQHQYREQPQTRKSL, encoded by the coding sequence GTGACTTTCCTCTACATCGTGCTGCTCATCTGCTGCGCCGGACTGCTGGTCGCGGGCGTGCTGGAGCAGCGACGGCACGACTCGGCGCTGGACCAGATACCGGTACGCGTGCTGGTCAACGGCATCCGGGGGAAGAGCTCGATCACCCGGCTGTGCGCGGGCGCGCTGCGCGGCGGTGACCTGGTCACCGTCGCGAAGACCACCGGTACCGCGGCCCGCTTCATCCACCCGGACGCCACCGAGGAGCCGGTGTACCGGAAGTTCGGCATCGCCAACGTGGTCGAGCAGATCGGCATCGTCCGGCGCGCGGCGACCTACCGGCCGGACGCGCTGGTGATCGAGTGCATGGCGGTGATGCCCGCGCTACAGGAGATCAACCAGCAGAAGCTGATCCGCTCCACCATCGGCGTGCTCTGCAACGTCCGCGAGGACCACCTGGCCGAGATGGGCCCGACCCTGGACGACGTCGCCCGCTCGCTGTCGCGCTCGATGCCGGTCGGCGGGGTCTGCGTGACCGCCGAGCGGGACCGGCTGCACATCCTCCAGCAGGAGGCCGACAAGCGGAACTGCCGGCTGATCGCGGTCGATCCGGAGACGGTCAGCGACGCCGAACTGCGCGGCTTCAGCTGGTTCACCTTCAAGGAGAACGTGGCCATCGCCCTGGCCGTGGCCGAACTCCTGGGCGTGGACCGGGAGACCGCGCTGCGCGGCATGTGGGAGGCCCCGCCGGACCCGGGCGTGCTCTCGGTCGAGCGCTACCGCACCGAGGACGGCAAGCGGCTGCGCTTCGCCAACGTCTTCGCCGCCAACGACCCCGAGTCCACCCTGATGAACGTCAACCAGCTGCTGGGCCTGGGCGCGATCCACCGGCCGCTGAACGTGGTGATCAACTGCCGCCCGGACCGGGTGGAGCGCAACGCGCAGATGGGCGCGATCGTGCCGGACCTCGCCCCGGACACGGTGTTCCTGATCGGCCACCCGACCAAGAGCGCCCGCGACGGGATCCCGGCCGACTGGCAGGGCCGGGTGGTGGACCTCGGCGGCGACCGGCGCGACCCGCAGCAGCTGACCCTGGACCTGCTGGCCGAGCTGCCGCCGGACTCCTCGCTGATCGCCATCGGCAACATCCACGGCCAGGGCGAGCTGTTCCTGGACTGCCTGGCCGACCTCCCGCTGGACGAGGAGCCGGACGCCGACCAGGCCGCCGCCCGCACCGACCACCCGACCGAGGTCTGGGGCGCGCTGGACAGCCCGACCCTGGCCATCAGCGTCGCCCGGCCGCCGGAACCCCGCTGGCACCAGGAGACGGAGGACCACCCGACGCTCCAGCAGCGGATCCTCCGACTGCCGGACCCGGCCAAGCCGTCGGGCCCGGCCCAGCAGTCGGACCCGGCCCAGCAGTCGGACCCGGCGCGGCAGGACCCTGCGCGGCACCCGGGACCGGTCGTGCGCCAGAATCACCAACAGCACCAGTACCGCGAGCAGCCGCAGACGAGGAAGTCCCTGTGA
- a CDS encoding NlpC/P60 family protein encodes MPSPKLSRRQILGGSGVVVLAGVAGALGVELNARRHPAQPDSAPVAETSSPAAPGKAATYQYSRQSGPDRTVVTDSNGNQVGVFTDGARSALLTGPSRTWTEPRTTTAVIQSDAWVRLMPSAWSEGAETSAWFRSWFPKILGSSDLDILGMAMQYEDKAPDLYDAQGVRYAGDASFGPVVPGQSEMSFHYHDEKSDFYDYLGTSWKFQDGVTMQPEKARYGDVDCSGYMRLVWGYRGGYPMHTSNTAGVGLPRRAFAIASYAPGVLLIPDTKSRPTDIGLLQPGDLVFFAINIGKPIEIDHCGMYLGPDTEGHPRFLSSRSQANGPTFGDLAGTGVLDGNGFYAAGLRVARRL; translated from the coding sequence ATGCCGTCCCCCAAGCTGTCCCGTCGCCAGATCCTCGGCGGCAGTGGTGTCGTGGTCCTCGCCGGTGTCGCCGGGGCGCTCGGCGTCGAGCTGAACGCCCGGCGGCACCCGGCCCAGCCGGACAGCGCCCCGGTCGCCGAGACCAGCAGCCCGGCCGCCCCGGGCAAGGCCGCCACGTACCAGTACAGCCGCCAGTCCGGGCCCGACCGCACCGTGGTCACCGACTCCAACGGCAACCAGGTGGGGGTGTTCACCGACGGCGCCCGCAGCGCGCTGCTCACCGGCCCCTCCCGGACCTGGACCGAGCCGCGGACCACCACCGCCGTCATCCAGTCCGACGCCTGGGTGCGGCTGATGCCGTCCGCCTGGAGCGAGGGCGCGGAGACCAGCGCCTGGTTCAGGTCCTGGTTCCCGAAGATCCTCGGCAGCAGCGACCTGGACATCCTGGGCATGGCGATGCAGTACGAGGACAAGGCACCCGACCTGTACGACGCCCAGGGCGTGCGGTACGCGGGCGACGCGTCCTTCGGCCCGGTCGTCCCCGGGCAGTCGGAGATGTCGTTCCACTACCACGACGAGAAGTCGGACTTCTACGACTACCTGGGCACCTCCTGGAAGTTCCAGGACGGCGTCACCATGCAGCCGGAGAAGGCGCGCTACGGCGACGTCGACTGCTCCGGCTACATGCGGCTCGTCTGGGGCTACCGGGGCGGCTACCCGATGCACACCAGCAACACCGCCGGGGTGGGCCTGCCGCGCCGGGCCTTCGCCATCGCCTCCTACGCGCCCGGCGTGCTGCTGATCCCGGACACCAAGTCCCGGCCCACCGACATCGGCCTGCTGCAACCGGGTGACCTGGTCTTCTTCGCCATCAACATCGGCAAGCCGATCGAGATCGACCACTGCGGCATGTACCTCGGCCCGGACACCGAGGGCCACCCGCGCTTCCTCTCCAGCCGCTCCCAGGCCAACGGCCCGACCTTCGGCGACCTGGCCGGAACCGGCGTCCTGGACGGCAACGGCTTCTACGCCGCGGGCCTGCGGGTCGCCCGCCGCCTCTGA
- a CDS encoding GNAT family N-acetyltransferase yields the protein MDILIRPALAAEFDAVGRLTADSFITDGHVRPDDAYAARLRDGRDRAEAAELLVAVDAESGELLGSVTFAAPGSRYANLAQEREGEFRMLAVSPGARGRGAGEALVRACTARGRELGLVRMVLSTEPTMVHAHRIYERLGFRRTPDRDWSPVPGIELLTYALELAP from the coding sequence ATGGACATCCTCATCCGCCCCGCCCTCGCCGCCGAGTTCGACGCCGTCGGCCGACTCACCGCCGACTCCTTCATCACCGACGGTCACGTCCGTCCCGACGACGCCTACGCGGCCCGCCTGCGCGACGGGCGCGACCGCGCGGAGGCGGCGGAGCTGCTGGTGGCGGTCGACGCGGAGAGCGGCGAGCTGCTGGGGTCGGTGACCTTCGCCGCGCCGGGCAGCCGGTACGCGAATCTGGCACAGGAGCGGGAGGGCGAGTTCCGGATGCTGGCGGTCTCGCCGGGGGCCCGGGGCCGGGGCGCGGGCGAGGCACTGGTGCGCGCCTGCACCGCTCGCGGCCGCGAGCTCGGACTGGTCCGGATGGTGCTGTCCACGGAGCCCACGATGGTCCACGCGCACCGGATATATGAGCGGCTGGGCTTCCGGCGGACCCCCGACCGCGATTGGTCCCCCGTCCCGGGAATCGAACTCCTGACCTACGCGTTGGAACTGGCCCCGTGA
- a CDS encoding poly-gamma-glutamate biosynthesis protein PgsC/CapC: MIPADVTSEVATLGIALGLVFSLICYLTTNLSPGGMITPGWLALTLVTDLQRAGLVLAVTAVTYLATVLLQRVVILYGKRLFAAVVLIAVLLQMTVMFALQSQFPLLYSSETLGFVVPGLIAYQLVRQPRAATLISTSAVTLATYVVLTAGLLLGALPTN; encoded by the coding sequence GTGATACCCGCCGATGTCACCTCCGAGGTCGCCACCCTGGGTATCGCCCTCGGCCTGGTCTTCTCACTGATCTGCTACCTGACCACCAACCTCTCCCCCGGCGGCATGATCACCCCCGGCTGGCTGGCGCTGACCCTGGTCACCGACCTCCAGCGGGCCGGACTGGTGCTCGCCGTCACCGCCGTCACCTACCTCGCCACGGTGCTGCTCCAGCGGGTGGTGATCCTGTACGGGAAGCGGCTGTTCGCGGCCGTGGTGCTGATCGCGGTGCTGCTGCAGATGACCGTGATGTTCGCGCTGCAGAGCCAGTTCCCGCTGCTCTACAGCTCGGAGACGCTGGGCTTCGTGGTGCCCGGGCTGATCGCCTACCAGCTGGTGCGCCAGCCCCGGGCGGCCACCCTGATCTCGACCTCGGCGGTGACCCTGGCCACCTACGTCGTGCTCACCGCCGGGCTGCTGCTCGGAGCCCTGCCCACCAACTGA
- a CDS encoding phospho-sugar mutase: MTPPPATDLLSRARTWLAEDPDPDTRAELTALLAAAECGEGEGSEDEARAWSALAERFNGTLRFGTAGLRGEMGAGPTRMNRAVVLRAAAGIAARVRLEDPNGLVVIGYDARHKSAAFARDTAAAVTGAGLRAALLPGPLPTPVLAFAVRRLGAAAGVMVTASHNPARDNGYKVYWRDGAQIVPPLDAAIAAEIDAIASLRDIPLGDSWTSLTAEQTVEPYLARAVATLDPATPRDLAVVYTPLHGVGRDTLLPAFARAGFPAPLVVAAQADPDPDFPTLGFPNPEEPGAMDLAFAAASALGHERAPDLVLANDPDADRLAVAVPLPTAAGPGWRMLHGDEVGALLAAHLVARQARGAFATTIVSSSLLSRIAAAAGLPYAETLTGFKWISRAPGLRYGYEEALGYCTDPDAVRDKDGITAALAIAELATVLKASGRTLADLLDDLALTHGLHATSQLSVRLPELKQITAALDRLREQPPTALGGLRVERAEDLERGADGLPPTDGLRYRLAGGQVDSARVVVRPSGTEPKLKCYLEVVLPVGSGDRLDDARTRADELLAAITRDLAEAAGIPPQ, from the coding sequence ATGACGCCGCCCCCCGCCACCGACCTGCTCTCCCGCGCCCGGACCTGGCTCGCCGAGGATCCGGATCCGGACACCCGGGCCGAGCTCACCGCCCTGCTGGCCGCCGCCGAATGCGGCGAGGGCGAGGGCTCCGAGGACGAGGCGCGGGCCTGGTCCGCGCTCGCCGAACGCTTCAACGGCACGCTGCGCTTCGGCACCGCCGGGCTGCGCGGCGAGATGGGCGCCGGCCCGACCCGGATGAACCGGGCGGTGGTGCTGCGCGCCGCCGCCGGGATCGCCGCCCGGGTCCGGCTGGAGGACCCGAACGGACTGGTGGTGATCGGCTACGACGCCCGGCACAAGTCCGCCGCCTTCGCCCGGGACACCGCCGCGGCGGTCACCGGCGCGGGGCTGCGGGCGGCACTGCTGCCGGGCCCGCTGCCCACCCCCGTGCTCGCCTTCGCCGTCCGTCGGCTCGGCGCGGCGGCCGGGGTGATGGTGACCGCCAGCCACAACCCGGCCCGGGACAACGGCTACAAGGTCTACTGGCGCGACGGCGCGCAGATCGTGCCGCCGCTGGACGCCGCCATCGCCGCCGAGATCGACGCCATCGCCTCGCTGCGGGACATCCCGCTCGGCGACAGCTGGACCTCGCTGACCGCCGAGCAGACCGTCGAGCCCTACCTGGCCCGGGCGGTGGCCACGCTGGACCCGGCCACCCCGCGCGACCTGGCGGTCGTCTACACGCCGCTGCACGGCGTCGGCCGGGACACGCTGCTCCCGGCCTTCGCCCGGGCGGGCTTCCCGGCCCCGCTGGTGGTCGCCGCCCAGGCCGACCCCGACCCGGACTTCCCCACCCTCGGCTTCCCCAACCCGGAGGAACCCGGGGCGATGGACCTGGCCTTCGCCGCCGCCTCGGCACTGGGCCACGAGCGGGCGCCGGACCTGGTCCTGGCCAACGACCCGGACGCCGACCGGCTGGCGGTGGCCGTCCCGCTGCCGACCGCCGCGGGGCCCGGCTGGCGGATGCTGCACGGCGACGAGGTCGGCGCGCTGCTGGCCGCCCACCTGGTGGCGCGGCAGGCCCGGGGCGCCTTCGCGACCACCATCGTCTCCTCCTCGCTGCTGTCCCGGATCGCCGCGGCCGCGGGCCTCCCCTACGCCGAGACCCTGACCGGCTTCAAGTGGATCTCCCGCGCGCCCGGCCTGCGCTACGGCTACGAGGAGGCCCTGGGCTACTGCACCGACCCGGACGCGGTCCGCGACAAGGACGGCATCACCGCCGCCCTCGCCATCGCCGAACTCGCCACCGTGCTCAAGGCCTCCGGCCGCACCCTGGCCGACCTGCTGGACGACCTGGCGCTGACCCACGGGCTGCACGCCACCAGTCAGCTGTCGGTCCGGCTGCCGGAGCTGAAGCAGATCACCGCGGCCCTGGACCGGCTGCGCGAGCAGCCACCGACCGCCCTCGGCGGGCTCCGGGTGGAGCGGGCGGAGGATCTGGAGCGGGGCGCGGACGGCCTGCCGCCGACCGACGGGCTGCGCTACCGGCTGGCCGGTGGGCAGGTCGACTCGGCCCGGGTGGTGGTCCGGCCGTCCGGGACCGAGCCGAAGCTCAAGTGCTACCTGGAGGTGGTGCTCCCGGTCGGGTCCGGTGACCGGCTCGACGACGCCCGGACAAGGGCGGACGAACTCCTGGCGGCGATCACCCGCGACCTCGCCGAGGCCGCCGGTATCCCTCCTCAGTGA
- a CDS encoding HAMP domain-containing protein, translating to MPLLGGVRPPVAVLLCLLLAVALLTALVLARTDAQDVAPAVLTSQQHIAEDSAAELRGTVDGEVLALRNAAGALAKSAPATSAQALKRIGQLGQDWLGVEMLDPTSGNKLLAVTGAALPTTGLPTASGSGPIRPQVATLPSGQVGLLVFASANLPGMGQRLLVAAAPLTAADPGNATGRVVELVNRKGTVVASSAGPAAPASAAATPAPSAKPGASTAPSASASADPAATAADQRLPGDAAGAARRAVHGTSSGYLVGGVQDKTRTVAGWSMLATSTVSPDAASLGLTVLTVTATPQTGNVTGNSLFALLAAASLLVAALLVTALLTLGLQRPLLRLHFGGRRIFRGDLSRPVAVPRLGEAARIGAALESLRRQLLDDAPAEPFTPRRRGPGSRALLICCALILVSWSVPLLLLFNRPAADVAVPKQLVSDQQTRTAAIAGQVKQSLDSSYQDLTGLATGLTTTSTAAQTRSLLKAALAQHSRYTSLYVLTQDGSILARVGGKPRRAARSVPAGAGLLQINTTGRVPEVAAYVTVPKPVPVALVGQNPKDVKAPPITAKSPVAVVGEYDLKPLNSMLNHIGIGHAWLVDGRQRVVASRDGFRAFQSLPDGSLTDLAGKSSAQPLTSMVTTTDGDTIASVTALGVGGTTGATTSAGIAPATGADARSLGWQIVTAQPTSWLDLGAYRTQRLTMLAGLLGLAAAAGCLGWLYVIVVRPLRTLADTAEQLAAGDRRTVLYPVHHDEIGSITRSLELVRQQLVSSTRPTSPAQRV from the coding sequence ATGCCGCTGCTGGGCGGTGTCCGGCCGCCCGTCGCCGTACTGCTGTGCCTGCTGCTGGCGGTCGCCCTGCTGACCGCCCTGGTGCTGGCCAGGACCGATGCCCAGGACGTCGCACCCGCCGTGCTCACCTCGCAGCAGCACATCGCCGAGGACAGCGCCGCCGAACTGCGCGGCACGGTGGACGGCGAGGTGCTGGCGCTGCGCAACGCCGCCGGGGCGCTCGCCAAGTCCGCGCCCGCGACCAGCGCCCAGGCGCTGAAGCGGATCGGCCAGCTCGGCCAGGACTGGCTCGGCGTGGAGATGCTCGACCCGACCTCCGGCAACAAGCTGCTGGCCGTCACCGGCGCCGCGCTGCCGACCACCGGACTGCCCACGGCCAGCGGCAGCGGACCGATCCGGCCCCAGGTCGCGACCCTGCCCTCGGGCCAGGTCGGGCTGCTGGTGTTCGCCTCGGCCAACCTGCCCGGCATGGGCCAGCGACTGCTGGTCGCGGCCGCCCCGCTGACCGCGGCCGACCCCGGCAACGCGACCGGCCGGGTGGTGGAACTGGTCAACCGCAAGGGCACCGTGGTCGCCTCCAGCGCCGGTCCGGCCGCCCCCGCGAGCGCGGCGGCCACCCCGGCCCCGAGCGCCAAGCCGGGCGCCAGTACCGCTCCCAGCGCCTCGGCCAGTGCGGACCCCGCCGCCACCGCCGCGGACCAGCGGCTCCCCGGCGACGCGGCCGGCGCCGCCCGCCGGGCCGTCCACGGCACCAGCTCCGGCTACCTGGTCGGCGGCGTCCAGGACAAGACCCGTACCGTCGCCGGCTGGTCGATGCTGGCGACCAGCACCGTCAGTCCGGACGCCGCGTCGCTGGGCCTGACCGTGCTCACCGTGACCGCCACCCCGCAGACCGGCAACGTCACCGGCAACTCGCTGTTCGCGCTGCTCGCCGCCGCCTCACTGCTGGTGGCGGCGCTGCTGGTGACCGCGCTGCTCACGCTCGGACTGCAACGGCCGCTGCTGCGGCTGCACTTCGGCGGCCGCAGGATCTTCCGCGGCGACCTGTCCCGCCCGGTGGCCGTGCCCCGGCTGGGCGAGGCGGCCCGGATCGGCGCGGCGCTGGAGTCGCTGCGGCGGCAACTGCTGGACGACGCCCCGGCCGAGCCGTTCACCCCCCGGCGGCGCGGGCCCGGCAGCCGCGCGCTGCTGATCTGCTGCGCGCTGATCCTGGTCAGCTGGTCGGTCCCGCTGCTGCTGCTGTTCAACCGGCCGGCCGCCGACGTGGCCGTCCCCAAGCAACTGGTCAGCGACCAGCAGACGCGTACCGCCGCCATCGCCGGACAGGTCAAGCAGAGCCTGGACAGCAGCTACCAGGACCTGACCGGACTGGCCACCGGGCTGACCACCACCAGCACCGCCGCCCAGACCCGCAGCCTGCTGAAGGCCGCCCTGGCCCAGCACAGCCGCTACACCTCGCTGTACGTGCTCACCCAGGACGGCTCGATCCTCGCCCGGGTCGGCGGCAAGCCCCGGCGGGCCGCGCGCAGCGTCCCGGCCGGCGCCGGGCTGCTACAGATCAACACCACCGGACGGGTGCCCGAGGTGGCCGCCTACGTCACCGTGCCCAAGCCGGTACCGGTGGCCCTGGTCGGCCAGAACCCGAAGGACGTCAAGGCCCCGCCGATCACCGCGAAGAGCCCGGTGGCGGTGGTCGGCGAGTACGACCTCAAGCCGCTGAACAGCATGCTGAACCACATCGGCATCGGCCACGCCTGGCTGGTCGACGGCCGCCAGCGGGTGGTCGCCTCCCGGGACGGCTTCCGCGCCTTCCAGTCGCTGCCCGACGGCTCCTTGACCGACCTCGCCGGGAAGTCGTCGGCGCAGCCGCTCACCAGCATGGTGACCACCACCGACGGCGACACCATCGCCTCGGTCACCGCGCTCGGCGTCGGTGGCACCACCGGTGCCACCACCAGCGCCGGGATCGCCCCGGCCACCGGCGCCGACGCCCGGAGCCTGGGCTGGCAGATCGTCACCGCCCAGCCCACCTCCTGGCTGGACCTGGGCGCCTACCGCACCCAGCGGCTCACCATGCTGGCCGGACTGCTCGGCCTCGCCGCCGCCGCGGGCTGCCTGGGCTGGCTGTACGTCATCGTGGTGCGCCCGCTGCGCACCCTCGCCGACACCGCCGAGCAACTCGCCGCGGGCGACCGCCGCACCGTGCTCTACCCCGTGCACCACGACGAGATCGGCTCGATCACCCGGAGCCTGGAACTCGTCCGACAGCAGCTGGTGTCCTCCACCCGCCCCACCTCACCGGCCCAACGGGTCTGA
- a CDS encoding LPXTG cell wall anchor domain-containing protein — MRQTIGLSLAALVAGPLVALGTAGTASAAVPARVGAAVDSACGVNLDNVDRAPLSLRLHGLHRVYRAGGGWSPARLGLRNRLSESCAGVRPVLVFGARAGVLRRGDVRLQWRRGARGGWQPVRLRAEEGVLAGQVGPDAGLTVPAGGRAGVPLRLRIGHRAPLGQWLTLAVGFEPVVLEGQSVPLPVGVSEPYLFRVVRAGHRGNGGPAAGHRERGGPDWGPRLAETGTDAGVAAGAAAALLLGGGGLVLLRRAG, encoded by the coding sequence ATGCGTCAGACGATAGGACTGAGCCTGGCCGCGCTGGTGGCCGGGCCGCTGGTGGCCCTCGGAACGGCCGGTACCGCCTCGGCCGCGGTACCGGCGCGGGTGGGCGCGGCGGTGGACTCCGCCTGCGGGGTGAACCTCGACAACGTGGACCGGGCCCCGCTCTCGCTGCGGCTGCACGGGCTGCACCGGGTCTACCGGGCCGGTGGCGGCTGGTCGCCGGCCCGGCTGGGGCTGCGGAACCGGCTCAGCGAATCCTGCGCCGGGGTCCGGCCGGTGCTGGTGTTCGGGGCGCGCGCGGGCGTGCTGCGCCGTGGTGACGTCCGCCTGCAGTGGCGGCGGGGCGCGCGCGGCGGCTGGCAGCCGGTGCGGCTGCGGGCGGAGGAGGGGGTGCTGGCCGGGCAGGTCGGTCCGGACGCGGGGCTGACCGTCCCGGCCGGAGGCCGGGCCGGGGTGCCGCTGCGGCTGCGGATCGGGCACCGGGCGCCGCTCGGGCAGTGGCTGACGCTGGCGGTCGGCTTCGAGCCGGTGGTCCTGGAGGGGCAGTCGGTACCGCTGCCGGTGGGGGTGTCCGAGCCGTACCTGTTCCGGGTGGTCCGGGCCGGGCACCGGGGGAACGGCGGCCCGGCGGCCGGGCACCGGGAGCGCGGCGGGCCCGACTGGGGGCCGAGGCTGGCGGAGACCGGGACCGACGCCGGGGTGGCGGCCGGTGCCGCCGCCGCGCTGCTGCTCGGCGGCGGCGGGCTGGTGCTGCTCAGACGGGCCGGGTGA